The following coding sequences are from one Lycium ferocissimum isolate CSIRO_LF1 chromosome 3, AGI_CSIRO_Lferr_CH_V1, whole genome shotgun sequence window:
- the LOC132050392 gene encoding LOW QUALITY PROTEIN: small ribosomal subunit protein eS8-like (The sequence of the model RefSeq protein was modified relative to this genomic sequence to represent the inferred CDS: inserted 1 base in 1 codon) codes for MGISRDSMHKRRATGGKKKAWRKKRKYELGRQPANTKISSNKTVRRIRVRGGNVKWRALRLDTGNFSWGSEATTRKTRILDVVYNASNNELVRTQTLVKSAIVQVDAAPFKQWYLQHYGVDIGRKKKGPXKKETAEEGEAAAPAEEAKKSNHVVRKIEKRQKDRKLDTHLEEQFSSGRLYACISSRPGQCGRADGYILEGKELEFYMKKLQKKKGKAGSGAAA; via the exons ATGG GTATTTCAAGAGATTCTATGCACAAGAGACGTGCCACTGGTGGCAAGAAGAAAGCTTGGAGGAAGAAGAGAaa GTACGAGCTTGGACGCCAACCAGCTAATACAAAGATTTCTAGTAACAAGACAGTCAGGCGAATTCGTGTGCGTGGTGGCAATGTGAAGTGGAGGGCACTAAGACTAGATACAGGAAACTTTTCATGGGGTAGTGAGGCGACTACGCGCAAGACTCGTATCCTTGATGTGGTTTACAATGCCTCAAACAACGAGCTTGTTCGCACACAAACTCTAGTCAAGAGTGCCATTGTCCAAGTTGACGCCGCGCCATTTAAACAGTGGTACCTCCAGCACTATGGCGTTGACATTGGTAGGAAAAAGAAGGGGC CTAAGAAGGAAACTGCTGAG GAGGGAGAAGCTGCTGCTCCTGCTGAGGAAGCTAAGAAGAGTAACCATGTAGTTCGGAAAATTGAGAAACGTCAGAAGGATCGTAAACTTGATACTCACCTCGAAGAACAATTTAGCTCTGGTAGGCTATATGCCTGCATCTCATCCCGCCCTGGTCAATGTGGCCGAGCTGACGG GTACATTTTGGAAGGGAAAGAGTTGGAATTCTATATGAAGAAACTTCAAAAGAAGAAAGGCAAGGCTGGATCTGGTGCTGCTGCTTAA